A section of the Candidatus Latescibacterota bacterium genome encodes:
- a CDS encoding NTP transferase domain-containing protein, which produces MKGIILAGGTGSRLYPLTKVTNKHLLPVGRVPMIFHPLSKLVEAGIEEILVVTGTEHMGDVVGLLGSGREFDCRITYRVQDEAGGIAQALGLAENFSHGDPMTVILGDNIFADSIRPGVEAFERQGTGARIFLKEVRQPERFGVAELAEDRIVSIEEKPAKPKSHMAVCGIYIYDGRVFDIIRALKPSGRGELEITDVNNAYIAEGTLRYQVLDGWWTDAGTFESLRHAQELVPPEAGFGTRGAGG; this is translated from the coding sequence ATGAAGGGCATCATCCTGGCGGGCGGCACCGGCAGCCGTCTCTATCCCCTCACCAAGGTGACCAACAAGCACCTGCTGCCCGTGGGCCGCGTGCCCATGATCTTCCACCCGCTGTCCAAGTTGGTGGAAGCCGGCATCGAGGAGATCCTGGTCGTGACGGGCACGGAGCACATGGGGGACGTGGTGGGCCTGCTGGGCAGCGGCCGCGAGTTCGACTGCCGCATCACCTACCGGGTTCAGGACGAGGCCGGCGGCATCGCCCAGGCGCTGGGCCTGGCGGAGAACTTCTCCCATGGCGACCCGATGACGGTGATCCTGGGCGACAACATCTTCGCGGATTCGATCCGCCCCGGCGTGGAGGCCTTCGAGCGGCAGGGGACGGGCGCGCGCATCTTCCTCAAGGAGGTGCGGCAGCCCGAGCGCTTCGGCGTGGCCGAGCTGGCAGAGGATCGCATCGTCAGCATCGAAGAGAAACCCGCCAAGCCCAAGAGCCACATGGCCGTCTGCGGAATCTACATCTACGACGGACGGGTCTTCGACATCATCCGCGCCCTGAAGCCCTCGGGCCGCGGCGAGCTGGAGATCACCGACGTCAACAACGCCTACATCGCCGAGGGCACCCTGCGCTACCAGGTGCTCGACGGCTGGTGGACTGACGCCGGCACCTTCGAATCGCTCCGCCACGCGCAGGAGCTGGTGCCGCCCGAGGCCGGTTTCGGCACGCGGGGGGCCGGCGGATGA
- the rfbB gene encoding dTDP-glucose 4,6-dehydratase — MILVTGGCGFIGSNFIQLLRAERPERELLNLDALTYAGNLENLAALEDDPGLRFVRGDVADAALVESLFAEHPIDAVVHFAAESHVDRSILGPGVFVETNVRGTQVLLDAARKAWPAGDGRFVMVSTDEVYGSLGPTGRFREDTPLDPSSPYSASKASADLLCQAYHRTFGFPVTITRCSNNYGPYQFPEKLIPLMIQRASQDLSLPVYGDGLQVRDWLHVEDHCRAVLAVLERGEPGRVYNIGGDNERANIDIVRLILAALNKGEDLIEHVTDRPGHDRRYAMDAGRIRAELGWTPTVDFADGIAATIDWYLTHRPWWERILSGDYREYYDRLYGSR; from the coding sequence ATGATCCTGGTCACCGGCGGCTGCGGGTTCATCGGCAGCAACTTCATCCAGCTGCTGCGGGCGGAGCGCCCGGAGCGGGAGCTGCTGAACCTGGATGCCCTCACCTACGCGGGCAACCTGGAAAACCTTGCCGCCCTGGAGGACGATCCCGGCCTCCGCTTCGTCCGCGGCGACGTGGCGGACGCGGCCCTGGTGGAGAGCCTCTTCGCCGAGCACCCCATCGACGCGGTGGTGCACTTCGCGGCCGAGAGCCACGTGGACCGCAGCATCCTGGGGCCGGGCGTCTTCGTCGAGACGAACGTGCGCGGCACGCAGGTGCTCCTCGACGCGGCGCGCAAGGCCTGGCCCGCGGGCGACGGGCGCTTCGTCATGGTGTCCACCGACGAGGTCTACGGCTCGCTGGGGCCCACCGGACGCTTCCGCGAGGACACGCCGCTGGACCCGTCCAGCCCGTATTCGGCGAGCAAGGCGTCGGCGGACCTGCTCTGCCAGGCCTATCACCGCACCTTCGGCTTTCCGGTGACGATCACGCGCTGCAGCAACAACTACGGGCCCTACCAGTTTCCCGAGAAGCTGATCCCGCTCATGATCCAGCGGGCCAGCCAGGACCTGAGCCTGCCGGTCTACGGCGACGGCCTGCAGGTACGCGACTGGCTGCACGTCGAGGACCACTGCCGCGCCGTGCTGGCGGTGCTGGAACGCGGCGAGCCCGGGCGCGTCTACAACATCGGCGGGGACAACGAGCGCGCGAACATCGACATCGTGCGCCTGATCCTGGCGGCCCTGAACAAGGGCGAGGACCTGATCGAGCACGTGACGGACCGCCCCGGGCACGATCGTCGCTATGCCATGGACGCGGGGCGCATCCGCGCCGAGCTGGGCTGGACGCCCACGGTGGATTTCGCCGACGGCATCGCGGCCACCATCGACTGGTACCTGACCCACCGCCCGTGGTGGGAGCGCATCCTGAGCGGCGACTACCGCGAGTACTACGATCGGCTCTACGGAAGCCGGTGA
- a CDS encoding glycosyltransferase family 9 protein translates to MKTSILNSPFARLALRSLGMAPLEREFSLSRGFSEARRLLFVDSGRLCDLVFFLPVMQALHREQPELELQVMVEDRWAELLRREAMLSGLLVYKTDQLKARSASYYRLLKEVRNREFDTVILLGDEADPPRDLVAYASQAALRIGVFREERDQLLNCMLRWQGHERYHMELAWELSRFFRLDYDPSQWRFTLRPEEQRAADQLIHFRKPVKDQVLIAVDPGRGLGERRLARGNLAYLVNHLTERLRGKVLLLHLDEDADAAAEFRRDLRGEALDMPPQGLRERLALLSRCDLLVAGNTEFFHAAVAAGVPSLGLFSAADSSRWEPRRRERVGVLRGQPGQKMSLREIDAAVEGILHVQPS, encoded by the coding sequence ATGAAGACGTCGATCCTCAACAGCCCCTTCGCCCGCCTCGCGCTGCGCAGCCTCGGCATGGCGCCGCTGGAACGCGAGTTCAGCCTGAGCCGCGGCTTCAGCGAAGCCCGGCGGCTGCTCTTCGTGGACTCGGGCCGGCTCTGCGATCTGGTCTTCTTCCTGCCGGTGATGCAGGCCCTGCACCGCGAGCAGCCGGAGCTCGAGCTGCAGGTGATGGTGGAGGACCGCTGGGCGGAACTCCTCCGCCGCGAGGCGATGCTGAGCGGTCTGCTCGTCTACAAGACCGACCAGCTCAAGGCGCGCTCGGCGAGCTACTACCGCCTGCTCAAGGAAGTGCGCAACCGCGAGTTCGACACGGTGATCCTCCTCGGGGACGAGGCCGATCCGCCGCGCGATCTCGTCGCCTACGCCTCCCAGGCGGCGCTGCGCATCGGCGTCTTCCGCGAGGAGCGGGACCAGCTGCTCAACTGCATGCTGCGCTGGCAGGGGCACGAGCGCTACCACATGGAGCTGGCCTGGGAGCTGTCGCGCTTCTTCCGGCTGGACTACGACCCCAGCCAGTGGCGCTTCACGCTGCGTCCGGAAGAGCAGCGCGCCGCCGATCAGCTGATCCACTTCCGCAAGCCGGTGAAGGACCAGGTGCTCATCGCCGTGGACCCGGGACGCGGGCTCGGCGAGCGCCGCCTCGCGCGCGGGAACCTGGCCTACCTGGTGAACCATCTCACCGAGCGGCTGCGGGGCAAGGTGCTGCTGCTGCACCTGGACGAGGACGCGGACGCCGCCGCCGAGTTCCGCCGCGACCTGCGCGGCGAGGCGCTGGACATGCCGCCCCAGGGCCTGCGCGAGCGGCTCGCGCTGCTCAGCCGCTGCGATCTGCTCGTGGCCGGCAACACGGAGTTCTTCCACGCGGCCGTCGCGGCCGGCGTGCCCAGCCTGGGCCTCTTCAGCGCGGCGGACAGCAGCCGCTGGGAGCCGCGCCGGCGCGAGCGCGTGGGCGTGCTGCGGGGGCAGCCAGGTCAGAAGATGTCCCTGCGGGAGATCGACGCGGCCGTCGAGGGCATCCTGCATGTCCAGCCTTCCTGA
- a CDS encoding glycosyltransferase family 9 protein: MSSLPEPPFRAALLTPAHLGDCVMSTALLPPLAGLSGQGVEVWCRPGHEPLFGGHPAVVAVRAVEPKGRHRGPVGLLRARRDLGGAARALDALWIVPDSLSTALLAAASGVRRRVGFGGQGRGALLTRNLGPPPGRERHWIDGRAGLLADGATSASGLQPAVHPTADATARARDRLQREDVPLDGFAVFVPGAVFGPAKRWTQFAELARVIPQELWVLVLGSAEEAALCRALTESLRAQGRRALALAGALDLGELSALLREARFVVSNDTGPMHLAAAVGGRVLGLFLSTSTQWTAPRGPSVRWLAADVPCRPCFNRVCPLPAMHCDTAVTPWNVRGALADWFEPRRASA, from the coding sequence ATGTCCAGCCTTCCTGAGCCGCCCTTTCGCGCCGCGCTGCTCACGCCCGCGCACCTGGGCGACTGCGTGATGTCCACGGCGCTCCTGCCCCCCCTCGCCGGCCTCAGCGGACAGGGCGTCGAAGTCTGGTGCCGGCCGGGGCACGAGCCCCTCTTCGGCGGCCATCCCGCAGTGGTCGCCGTGCGCGCGGTGGAACCGAAGGGACGTCACCGCGGCCCGGTCGGACTCCTGCGGGCGCGCCGGGACCTGGGCGGCGCCGCGCGCGCGCTGGATGCCCTGTGGATCGTCCCCGACAGCCTGTCCACCGCGCTCCTCGCGGCGGCGAGCGGCGTGCGGCGACGCGTCGGCTTCGGCGGCCAGGGCCGCGGCGCGCTGCTCACGCGGAACCTCGGTCCGCCGCCCGGGCGGGAGCGTCACTGGATCGACGGACGCGCCGGCCTCCTGGCGGACGGGGCCACGAGCGCCAGCGGGCTGCAGCCGGCGGTCCATCCGACCGCGGACGCGACCGCCCGCGCGCGTGATCGCCTGCAGCGCGAGGACGTGCCGCTGGACGGCTTCGCCGTCTTCGTCCCCGGCGCCGTGTTCGGGCCCGCGAAGCGCTGGACGCAGTTCGCGGAGCTGGCCCGCGTGATTCCGCAGGAGCTCTGGGTGCTGGTGCTCGGCAGCGCCGAGGAAGCCGCGCTCTGCCGCGCGCTGACGGAGTCGCTGCGCGCCCAGGGCCGCCGCGCGCTGGCGCTGGCGGGGGCGCTCGATCTCGGCGAGCTGTCGGCCCTGCTGCGCGAGGCGCGCTTCGTCGTCAGCAACGACACGGGTCCGATGCATCTCGCGGCGGCGGTGGGAGGGCGCGTGCTGGGTCTCTTTCTTTCCACCTCCACGCAGTGGACCGCGCCGCGCGGCCCGAGCGTGCGCTGGCTGGCCGCGGACGTCCCCTGCCGGCCCTGCTTCAACCGCGTCTGTCCGCTGCCTGCGATGCACTGCGACACGGCCGTCACGCCGTGGAACGTGCGCGGCGCGCTCGCGGACTGGTTCGAGCCGCGGCGGGCGTCGGCATGA
- a CDS encoding HAD family hydrolase produces MRRAVFLDRDGTLVEEKHYLAEAGALALYPWTLDALRTLGETGLALVVLSNQSGVARGLFDEGAVAAVNARLASLLAAGGVRLDGVYYCPHLAEGSVPDYAIDCDCRKPRPGMLDRAARELDLELPGSWVVGDKPDDLGLAATRGLRALLVRSGHGAETEAAGAAEGAEQVLDTLLEAARVIRDAEVRA; encoded by the coding sequence ATGAGGCGCGCGGTCTTTCTGGACCGGGACGGCACACTCGTCGAGGAGAAGCACTACCTCGCCGAGGCGGGCGCGCTCGCGCTCTACCCCTGGACGCTCGACGCGCTGCGCACGCTCGGCGAGACGGGCCTGGCCCTGGTCGTTCTGAGCAATCAGTCCGGCGTGGCGCGCGGCCTCTTCGACGAGGGCGCCGTGGCCGCGGTGAACGCCCGCCTCGCGTCGCTCCTCGCCGCGGGTGGCGTGCGGCTCGACGGCGTCTACTACTGTCCGCATCTGGCAGAGGGCAGCGTGCCCGACTACGCGATCGACTGCGACTGCCGCAAGCCGCGTCCCGGCATGCTGGATCGCGCGGCGCGGGAACTCGACCTGGAGTTGCCCGGCAGCTGGGTGGTGGGGGACAAGCCCGACGACCTCGGCCTGGCGGCCACGCGCGGACTGCGCGCGCTGCTGGTGCGCAGCGGCCACGGCGCCGAGACCGAGGCCGCCGGCGCGGCGGAAGGCGCGGAGCAGGTGCTGGACACCCTGCTCGAAGCGGCGCGCGTCATCCGCGACGCGGAGGTGCGGGCGTGA
- a CDS encoding glycosyltransferase family 9 protein codes for MKTRFGKGEPRTILVTRLRFLGDVVLTLPVVSALRRAYPGAAIDYLCEAPYHEVLDRVPELRAVHALRRSDGATGEGAWELVRRLRGRYDLVLDLFGNPRSAWLTWLTGAPTRVGRGRFPRSLLYNVRPPEDLPDDSAPRHHLRFVESIAGPQALTAPRLTVSPAELSAGRRMLEDRGLGGNTVAILTGATQPTKEWPEERFVGLAAQLRMDGRYRPVFLGQPGKRRRLERIRALSNSKVVILPELELRPLMGLLAACRALVAGDGGIMHLAIALGVPTLALFGPTDPNIWFPYDDQPHAELLTMPAHCRPCHKHVCDDPFCLADLGVDFAFERLVALLEGR; via the coding sequence GTGAAGACGCGCTTCGGCAAGGGCGAACCGCGGACGATCCTCGTCACGCGACTGCGCTTCCTGGGCGACGTCGTGCTCACCCTGCCCGTGGTCTCGGCCCTGCGGCGCGCCTATCCTGGCGCGGCCATCGACTACCTCTGCGAAGCGCCGTATCACGAGGTGCTCGACCGCGTCCCGGAGCTGCGCGCCGTGCACGCGCTGCGCCGCAGCGACGGCGCCACGGGCGAGGGGGCGTGGGAGCTCGTGCGCCGGCTGCGCGGCCGCTACGACCTGGTGCTGGATCTCTTCGGCAACCCGCGCAGCGCCTGGCTGACCTGGCTCACCGGCGCGCCCACGCGGGTGGGGCGCGGACGCTTTCCGCGCTCGCTGCTCTACAACGTGCGGCCGCCGGAGGATCTCCCCGACGACAGCGCCCCGCGCCACCACCTCCGTTTCGTCGAGAGCATCGCCGGCCCGCAGGCGCTCACGGCGCCGCGGCTCACCGTGTCGCCGGCGGAGCTGAGCGCCGGGCGGCGGATGCTCGAGGACCGCGGGCTGGGCGGGAACACGGTGGCCATCCTCACCGGCGCGACGCAGCCCACCAAGGAGTGGCCGGAGGAGCGCTTCGTGGGCCTGGCGGCCCAGCTGCGCATGGACGGACGGTATCGCCCGGTCTTTCTCGGCCAGCCGGGCAAGCGGCGGCGCCTGGAACGGATCCGCGCGCTGAGCAACTCCAAGGTCGTGATCCTGCCCGAATTGGAGCTGCGTCCGCTGATGGGCCTGCTCGCCGCCTGCCGCGCGCTCGTCGCGGGCGACGGCGGCATCATGCATCTGGCCATCGCGCTGGGCGTGCCCACGCTGGCGCTCTTCGGCCCGACGGACCCGAACATCTGGTTCCCCTACGACGACCAGCCCCACGCCGAGCTGCTCACGATGCCGGCGCACTGCCGGCCCTGTCACAAGCACGTCTGCGACGATCCCTTCTGCCTCGCCGATCTCGGCGTCGACTTCGCCTTCGAACGTCTCGTGGCGCTCCTGGAGGGCCGGTGA
- a CDS encoding glycosyltransferase family 9 protein: protein MKRILVMRFRALGDVLLGTPLLAALRTAYPAARIDYLVDDTLARLVEGSPVLDRVLAYPRRARPRWLSDLRWGLRLRRERYDLVLDLQGSTTSALFTLLSGAPRRHGYRVRHRHFFYTEKAPRVWPAERGRPYAPVNHFLLVDSLGIAPGSLDLRLPPAPAEERNPLPPGDGPSLLVAPGATWTSKQWPPSHYAEVARTLLAEGWRVTLLGGPSEQALLGEIAARSGAAVLASTDIATLLAAVRHADLLLSTDSGARHVAVGVGTPSLALFGPSDPSIWSVDDPRHPLLRLPLDCSPCSLTRCPLAGHPCMNDLTPQEVSARLRAMLGKDGAR from the coding sequence GTGAAGCGCATCCTCGTGATGCGTTTCCGCGCGCTGGGGGACGTCCTGCTGGGCACGCCGCTGCTCGCCGCGTTGCGAACGGCCTATCCCGCCGCGCGCATCGACTACCTGGTGGACGACACCCTCGCGCGGTTGGTGGAGGGCAGTCCGGTGCTGGACCGCGTGCTCGCCTACCCGCGGCGGGCGCGCCCGCGCTGGCTCAGCGACCTGCGCTGGGGGCTGCGTCTGCGCCGCGAGCGCTACGATCTCGTGCTCGACCTGCAGGGCAGCACCACCTCGGCGCTCTTCACGCTGCTGTCGGGGGCGCCGCGGCGACACGGGTACCGGGTGCGGCACCGCCACTTCTTCTACACGGAAAAGGCGCCGCGCGTGTGGCCCGCCGAGCGCGGACGCCCCTACGCGCCGGTGAATCACTTCCTGCTCGTCGACAGCCTGGGGATCGCACCCGGTTCCCTGGACCTGCGGCTCCCGCCGGCGCCCGCCGAAGAGCGCAACCCGCTGCCGCCGGGCGACGGGCCCAGCCTGCTCGTCGCGCCCGGGGCCACCTGGACGTCGAAGCAGTGGCCGCCGTCCCACTACGCCGAGGTCGCGCGCACGCTGCTGGCCGAGGGCTGGCGGGTGACGTTGCTGGGCGGACCGTCCGAGCAGGCGCTGCTCGGCGAGATCGCAGCGCGCTCGGGTGCGGCGGTGCTCGCGTCCACGGACATCGCCACCCTGCTCGCCGCGGTGCGTCACGCGGACCTGCTGCTCAGCACGGACTCCGGCGCCAGGCACGTCGCCGTGGGCGTGGGTACGCCGAGCCTGGCGCTCTTCGGTCCCAGCGATCCGTCGATCTGGTCAGTGGACGATCCGCGCCACCCGCTCCTCCGCCTGCCGCTGGACTGCAGTCCCTGCAGCCTCACGCGCTGCCCGCTGGCCGGCCACCCCTGCATGAACGACTTGACGCCCCAGGAGGTGTCTGCAAGGCTCCGCGCCATGTTGGGCAAGGACGGCGCGCGATGA
- a CDS encoding glycosyltransferase family 2 protein, with protein sequence MTGPQVLVTTWNEEDNLPGCLASVAGWARRILVVDSFSTDGTAQVAEAAGAEFVRRQYRSPSDQKNWALERLDPGWVLILDADERVTPALRAEIDRTLAAPQHRAYWVPRRNRFLGKTMRHGGWERDGVVRLLERDAGRYRDALVHELMHCPGGHGRLREALEHDSYRDVDDYLARMLRYSRAGARQLAREGRRPSLGRALLRPPARFLRMLVWQRGWRDGPHGVVLALLSALQVGLKHSLHWGQARGVIPGDPAPPEHEERGVD encoded by the coding sequence ATGACGGGCCCCCAGGTGCTCGTCACCACCTGGAACGAGGAGGACAACCTGCCGGGCTGCCTCGCCTCGGTGGCGGGCTGGGCGCGCAGGATCCTGGTGGTGGACTCCTTCAGCACCGACGGCACCGCGCAGGTGGCCGAGGCCGCGGGCGCCGAATTCGTGCGGCGCCAGTACCGCTCGCCCTCCGACCAGAAGAACTGGGCGCTGGAGCGCCTGGATCCCGGCTGGGTGTTGATCCTCGACGCCGACGAGCGCGTCACGCCGGCCCTTCGCGCCGAGATCGACCGCACGCTCGCGGCTCCCCAGCACCGCGCCTACTGGGTGCCTCGCCGCAACCGTTTCCTGGGCAAGACGATGCGTCACGGGGGCTGGGAGCGCGACGGCGTCGTCCGCCTGCTGGAGCGGGACGCTGGCCGCTACCGGGACGCCCTCGTCCACGAGCTCATGCACTGCCCCGGCGGCCACGGCCGGCTCCGTGAGGCGCTGGAACACGACAGCTACCGGGATGTAGACGACTACCTCGCCCGCATGCTGCGCTACTCGCGGGCGGGGGCCAGACAGCTCGCCCGCGAGGGCCGCCGCCCCAGCCTGGGCAGGGCGCTGCTTCGTCCGCCGGCACGCTTCCTGCGGATGCTGGTCTGGCAGCGGGGCTGGCGCGATGGCCCGCACGGCGTCGTGCTGGCGCTGCTGTCCGCCCTGCAGGTGGGGCTGAAGCACAGCCTCCACTGGGGCCAGGCGCGCGGAGTGATTCCGGGCGACCCGGCGCCACCCGAGCACGAGGAGCGCGGCGTTGACTAG
- a CDS encoding DUF3108 domain-containing protein yields the protein MWFAALLLAAAGAVSAADEAPAPNGAPDATHPALRLPQPGHVEYPDGSEGFLMPDTLPFGGGEILDYEIQYGVMSVGRARLETREVETHRGRRVLGLMSRARSAKWIDSVYKVRDEISSLLDLDTLTSLRFEKHLREGNYESDLVAEYYQDEGVARYADGSESELMPGSQDILSALFTLRAFPLREGMVLHIPVHDGKKSYPLRVAVVGREQVETPMGRFDCLVLEPTLQSQGLFKSEGRMLIYVSDDSRRLPVKLKARAPVGAFTSELRTYRAGGSLEAPAEDTLDEAP from the coding sequence GTGTGGTTCGCAGCGCTGCTCCTCGCCGCCGCCGGCGCTGTGAGCGCCGCGGACGAAGCGCCGGCGCCGAACGGCGCACCCGACGCCACGCACCCCGCGCTCCGCCTCCCTCAGCCGGGCCACGTGGAGTACCCGGACGGCAGCGAGGGCTTCCTCATGCCCGACACGCTGCCCTTCGGCGGCGGAGAAATCCTCGACTACGAGATCCAGTACGGGGTGATGAGCGTCGGCCGGGCGCGCCTCGAGACGCGCGAGGTCGAGACGCACCGCGGCCGCCGCGTGCTCGGCCTGATGTCGCGGGCGCGCAGCGCGAAGTGGATCGACAGCGTCTACAAGGTTCGCGACGAGATCAGCTCCCTGCTGGATCTCGACACGCTCACCAGCCTTCGCTTCGAGAAGCATCTCCGCGAGGGGAACTACGAGAGCGATCTCGTGGCGGAGTACTACCAGGACGAGGGCGTCGCGCGCTACGCCGACGGCAGCGAGAGCGAACTCATGCCCGGCAGCCAGGACATCCTCTCCGCGCTGTTCACCCTGCGCGCCTTCCCGCTCCGGGAGGGCATGGTGCTGCACATCCCGGTCCACGACGGCAAGAAGAGCTATCCCCTGCGGGTGGCCGTGGTGGGCAGGGAGCAGGTGGAGACCCCGATGGGCCGCTTCGACTGCCTGGTGCTCGAGCCGACGCTGCAGAGCCAGGGCCTGTTCAAGTCGGAGGGGAGGATGCTCATCTACGTCAGCGACGACTCGCGCCGCCTGCCGGTCAAGCTGAAGGCGCGCGCGCCGGTGGGGGCGTTCACCTCGGAGCTGCGGACCTATCGGGCCGGCGGCTCGCTGGAAGCGCCCGCCGAGGACACGCTCGACGAGGCGCCCTAG
- a CDS encoding AAA family ATPase, with protein sequence MYLEFFGLREKPFNVTPDPHFLYMSPSHQEAFANLIYGVRERKGFIMVTGEVGTGKTTLLHSLLANLDDDIRSVFVFHTGLDFTDMLEMVHHELGIPISTPTRAALLQSLNRYLIEQLGEGRNVALIIDEAQNLSPELLENLRLLSNLETAKDKLLQIVLVGQPELDDKMALPQLRQLKQRIAVHGVIDTLSPGESRAYIRHRLAVAGAPNQGAGIFSEEAISHLVHAAGGVPRQLNVLCDNALLIAYADGSREVLSAHAREAIRDHGAPTPSARRKAELEATQPSLPPLPAPAPSRRWLMPAVIIGALAIAALLYGSFRLGSRKGMPGETSRSLPPQREVQRTPQPMADEPAAAMPIPATAQAAPAESPAQLADELARRRDSAVLDPLYAGERATETRQAPTHTGERILDPMYTRQPDEAVTQRPAESVTQRPVAARPVETVAERPATSRPVPSATQLDTATQSSAPPAASDVMDEPPAARPATQTRTSPPATSTPAVAVTEDGRPGRFLPVRRPENESVPLPQEAPDSPVASPEPAPLTHHEGNQNLLERFWHASTLVELQSILDQCPRRTYVVRPGDHFIGLVYAATGRRDVLVLDLVERMNPQVTDFDLIEVGWPLILPDFTSSASETSEVAGTPSG encoded by the coding sequence ATGTACCTGGAGTTCTTCGGGCTGCGCGAGAAGCCGTTCAACGTGACGCCCGATCCCCATTTCCTCTACATGTCGCCGAGCCACCAGGAGGCCTTCGCGAACCTGATCTACGGGGTGCGCGAGCGGAAGGGCTTCATCATGGTCACGGGCGAGGTGGGAACGGGCAAGACCACGCTGCTCCACAGCCTGCTGGCGAACCTCGACGACGACATTCGCAGCGTCTTCGTCTTCCACACGGGCCTCGACTTCACCGACATGCTCGAGATGGTCCACCACGAGCTGGGCATCCCGATCAGCACGCCCACGCGGGCCGCGCTGCTCCAGAGCCTGAACCGCTACCTCATCGAACAGCTCGGCGAGGGGCGCAACGTGGCGCTGATCATCGACGAGGCGCAGAACCTGTCGCCGGAGCTGCTCGAGAACCTGCGGCTGCTCTCGAATCTCGAGACGGCCAAGGACAAGCTCCTGCAGATCGTGCTCGTGGGCCAGCCCGAGCTGGACGACAAGATGGCCCTGCCCCAGCTGCGCCAGCTCAAGCAGCGCATCGCCGTGCACGGCGTGATCGACACGCTGAGCCCCGGCGAGAGCCGCGCCTACATCCGCCACCGGCTGGCCGTGGCCGGCGCCCCCAACCAGGGCGCGGGGATCTTCAGCGAGGAGGCGATCAGCCACCTCGTGCACGCGGCCGGAGGCGTCCCGCGCCAGCTCAACGTGCTCTGCGACAACGCGCTGCTCATCGCCTACGCCGACGGCTCGCGCGAGGTGCTCAGCGCGCACGCGCGCGAGGCCATCCGCGATCACGGCGCCCCCACGCCCAGCGCCCGGCGCAAGGCCGAGCTCGAGGCGACGCAGCCGTCGCTGCCGCCGCTCCCGGCGCCCGCGCCCAGCCGTCGCTGGCTGATGCCCGCCGTGATCATCGGCGCGCTGGCCATCGCCGCGCTGCTCTATGGCAGCTTCCGTCTCGGCTCGCGCAAGGGCATGCCGGGCGAGACGTCCCGCTCGCTGCCGCCGCAGCGGGAGGTCCAGCGCACGCCCCAGCCGATGGCCGACGAGCCCGCTGCCGCCATGCCGATCCCGGCCACCGCCCAGGCGGCGCCCGCGGAGTCGCCGGCGCAGCTCGCGGATGAGCTGGCGCGCCGTCGCGACAGCGCCGTGCTCGATCCCCTCTACGCCGGCGAGCGCGCCACCGAGACGCGCCAGGCGCCGACGCACACGGGCGAGCGCATTCTCGATCCCATGTACACGCGCCAGCCCGACGAGGCGGTGACGCAGCGGCCTGCCGAGAGCGTGACGCAGCGGCCGGTGGCTGCGCGCCCCGTCGAGACCGTGGCGGAGCGGCCCGCGACGTCCCGACCGGTCCCGAGCGCGACGCAGCTCGACACCGCGACGCAGTCCTCCGCGCCGCCCGCCGCGTCCGACGTCATGGACGAGCCCCCCGCCGCGCGCCCGGCGACGCAGACGCGCACGTCGCCCCCCGCCACCAGCACCCCGGCCGTCGCGGTGACGGAGGACGGCCGTCCGGGCCGCTTCCTGCCCGTCCGGCGGCCGGAGAACGAGTCGGTCCCGCTGCCCCAGGAAGCGCCAGATTCGCCGGTCGCCTCGCCGGAACCCGCGCCGCTGACGCATCACGAGGGGAACCAGAACCTCCTCGAGCGCTTCTGGCACGCGTCGACCCTGGTGGAGCTGCAGTCCATCCTCGACCAGTGTCCGCGCCGGACCTACGTCGTGCGGCCGGGCGATCACTTCATCGGTCTGGTCTACGCCGCGACGGGCCGTCGCGACGTGCTGGTCCTCGATCTGGTGGAGCGGATGAACCCCCAGGTGACGGACTTCGACCTCATCGAGGTAGGCTGGCCCTTGATCCTGCCGGACTTCACGTCCTCGGCGTCGGAGACGTCCGAGGTGGCCGGCACCCCCAGCGGCTAG